The nucleotide sequence AGGGCGGCGCTGTGACGGTGACCAGCGCCTCGGCATGGCGGCTCTTGCCCGAACGCGCGCCGCCGAGCACCAGGGTCAGGCGCGGCAGAGCGGGGTGCGGCGGGGCAGGGGGCATGGGGACGATTCCGATTGACGGGCTTTGGCCCGACCCGTATCTAACAGATGACGGTTCTCCGAAAGGAGAGATTTAGGGAACACGGTGCGGGTTCGCGCCCTAGGCCGTGGCTGCCCCCGCAACTGTAATCGGCGAGTGTGAGGCCAAGACACCACTGGGCAACCGGGAAGGTGGTCTCACGCAGCGACCCGAGAGCCAGGAGACCTGCCGTCGACATTGCTGTTGGCCGACCCGTCGCGCGGGGAGTCGCGATGCTGGTTCTGATCCTGCCGGGATGGGCGGGATGCCGTCGGATGCAGCGCATCGTCCGGTCCCCTGGGGGAGCCGGCAAGCGACGGAGACGGCCATGAAGTTTACCCGTTATTCCACCTGCGCGCTCGCAAGCCTCGTTCTGCTCGCCGCCGAGCCCGCCTTCGCGCATCACATGATGGGCGGCAAGCTGCCGCAGACCTTTGTGCAGGGCCTGCTCTCCGGCCTCGGCCATCCCGTGATCGGGCTCGATCATCTCGCCGCCATCCTTGGGGCCGGCATCGTCGCAGCGCTGCTCGCGCGCGGCTTCGCGCCTGTGCTTGCCTTCACCACGGCGATGATCGCCGGCGTCGGCCTGCATCTGGCAAAGGCCAACATTCCCGCCGCCGAACTGCTGGTCGGCCTGTCGACCGCCGTGATCGGCTTGGTCGTGGTGATGCGCGGCCGTTTCGGCGTGCTGCCGGTCGCAGTTCTGTTCGCCTTGACCGGACTCGTACACGGCTATGCGCTCGGCGAGTCGATCGTCGGCGCCGAGACCACGCCGCTCGGTGCTTATTTCGCCGGCCTGCTGGTGATTCAGACCCTCATCGCCGCCGGCGCATTTCTCGGGACCAAATTGCTGTCTGCGAAGGCAGACGCGGTCGCGCCGCTGGCCTTGCGGATCGCAGGTGCAGCCATCGTGCTGGTGGGTGGTGTCGCTGCGGCCACGGCTGCCGGCGTGATCGGCTGATCGATGTCGTCATCAGAGATCGGCGCGACGACGCTGTTCGTCTGCGTCACCTGCCGGGCGCAGGTCCCCGACGCGGCTTCATCTGATCAGCCGCGTGCGGGGGCCCGTCTGCTCTCCGCGATCGAGGCAGTGCCCGCCGAGCAGCGTGCCGGCGTGACCGTGGTCGGTGTCGAGTGCCTGTCCAACTGCAATCGCGCCTGCACGGTTGCGGTGACGGCGCCGGGCAAATGGACCTATGTGCTCGGCGCGCTCGATCCGGATCTGCATGCGCAGGATGTCCTGACATTCGCGCAACTGCATCAGCGCCACGAGGCCGGTCTGCCGGCGTGGCGCGAGCGTCCGGAATATATCCGCAAGAACACCGTTGCGCGCGTGCCTGCGCTGGCGACGCCGAACTGAGAAGAGGTCGCCCTGACCAAGTCCTATGCCAAGACGCCCTGCACGATCGTCACCGGCTTTCTCGGGGCCGGGAAGACCACGCTGGTGCGCAACCTGATCGAGACCGCCAATGGCCGCCGGCTGGCGATCATCGTCAACGAGTTCGGCGATGTCGGCATCGACGGCGACATCCTCAAGGGTTGCGGCGTGCCGGATTGTCCGGAGGATCGCATCGTCGAGCTTTCCAACGGGTGCCTGTGCTGCACCGTCGCGGATGATTTCGTGCCGGCACTCAAGAGCCTGCTGGATCAGAAGGAGCCGCCCGAGCACATCGTGATCGAGACGTCCGGGCTGGCACTGCCGAAGCCGCTGGTGCAGGCGTTCAACTGGCCGGAGATCGCAACGCGCGTGACCGTGGATGGCGTCGTGGCGGTGGTCGACGGTCCGGCCGTCGTGGCGGGGCGGTTCGCCGACGATCCCGAGGCGCTCGCGGCGCAGCGCGCGGCGGATGATTCGCTCGACCACGACAATCCGCTCGAGGAGGTCTACGAAGATCAATTGCTCTGCGCCGATCTCGTTGTCATGAACAAGAGCGACCTGATGAACGACGAGGAGCGCAAGGCGGTCGCGTCCGAGATCGCTGCGAAGGTGCAGCGCGCCGTCAAGGTGATCGCAACCGAGCACGGCCAGCTCTCGGCGTCCGTGTTGCTCGGACTTGGTGCTGCCGCGGAAGACGATCTCGCGGCGCGGCCGTCGCATCACGACAACGAGGCCGAGCACGATCACGACGATTTCGAGAGCTTCGTGCTCGATGTGCCGCCGCAGACCTCGCCCGAGGTGCTGGTCGACCGCATTGCCGCGGCCGTGGATGCCCACGACGTGCTGCGTGTGAAAGGCTTCGTGGAAGTCGCCGGCAAGCCGCTGCGCCTGCTGGTGCAGGCGGTCGGCAGCCGCATCCAGCATCAGTTCGAGCGTCCGTGGCGCTCTGACGAATCGCGGCAGGGCCGGCTCGTGATCATCGGCGAGCGCGGGCTCGATGCGGCCGCGATCAAGAGCGTGATCGCAGGCTAGGCGAGGGCGATGCACCTTCTGGCGACATCCGGCGCAGATCTGGACGACCTCGAACAGGCCGTTGATCTCGCGCAGTCGCCAGCCGACATCGTCGTGCTGTCGTTCTCCGACAGCGATCTGTCGGCGCTGGGCGAGGCCTGGACCGGGGCGTCCGCCGAGCTGCCGACGCTGCGACTGGCCAGCCTGAAGCGGCTGAAGCATCCGATGTCGGTGGATCTCTACATCGACAACGTCATTGTCGGCGCCCGCGCCGTGGTGGTGCGCTGCCTCGGCGGGCTCGATTATTGGCGCTACGGGATGGAGCGCATCGCGGCGGTTTGCCGGAGCCGCAAGATCCTGTTCGCGGCGCTGCCCGGCGACGACCGCGCCGATGACCGCCTCGATGATCTCTCCACGTTGCCGAAGGACGCGACCGCGCGGCTCTACGGCTATCTGCACGAAGGCGGCGTCGGCAACGCGCGGGAGGCGATGCGTTACCTCGCCACGCTGCTCGGCCGCGCGACGCCATTCGCCGAGCCGGTTGCGATCGGCTCGATCGTCGGCTTCGTGCCGGATCGCGGCGCCGTTGCGGTCGACGACCTCTGCCGAAGCGATGCACGCCCCACTGCGCTGATGGTGTTTTACCGAGCCAGCCTGCTCGCAGCTGACACTGCGGCCATCGCAGAACTGATGCGGGCGCTGGAGAGCGAAGGTCTTGCGGCGGCAGCCGTTGCGGTCACCAGCCTGAAGGATCCGAGCATTGCCGATGCGCTGGGGCGGTTGATGCGGCAGCGGTGTCCGGCGATCATCCTGAATGCGACCGCGTTCTCGGCGCTGCGCGACGACGGCACGACGGTCCTGGATGTCGCTGATGTCCCGGTGCTGCAGATCGTGCAGGCGCAGAGCACCGAAGAGGCGTGGGCGTCCTCGTCGCGCGGCTTGTCGCCGACGGATCTCGCGATGAATGTCGTGCTGCCCGAGCTCGACGGCCGGCTGCTGGCGCGGCCGATCGCCTTCAAGGGCGAGATGCCGGTCGATCCGCGCCTGCAATTCGGCGCCGCGCGCTATGTGCCGCAGCACGATCGCATCGGCTTCGTCGCGCGTCTCGCCGCGCGCTGGGCGCAGTTGCGGGCGTTGCCGGCTGCGGAACGGCGCGTGGCGCTTATGTTGTCGGATTATCCCGCGCGCGGTGGACGGCGCGGCTATGCCGTCGGCCTCGACACCAGCGCAAGCGCTGCAGGGATCGCCGGGCTGCTGGCCAAGGCGGGCTATGATGTTGGCGATGCGCCTCCGGCCGCCGAAGCCGTCGAAGCCCTGCTGCGGGACGAGGCCGATGAGATCGCCGTGCCGCTCGCATTCTATCAACGCGCATTGGCGCTGTTGCCTGACGATCTCCAGCGTGCCTTGCAGGACAGCTGGGGGGAGGCGGACGCCGACCCGGCGTTCCGCGATGGCGCGTTTCGTTTTTCCATGCTGCGGGCGGGAAAGCTCATCATCCTGCTGCAGCCGGATCGCGGCAGCCGTGCCGATCGCAAATCCGGCTATCACGACACCACCGTGCCGCCGCGGCATGCCTATGTCGCGCTCTATGCGTATCTGCGCGAGGCCGCGACGGTCGACGCGCTGATCCATCTCGGCGCGCACGGCACGCTGGAATGGCTGCCGGGCAAGGCGCTGGCGCTGTCGAGCGCGTGTTGGCCCGAAGCGGTGCTCGGGCCGCTGCCGGTGATCTATCCGTTCATCGTCAACAATCCCGGCGAGGCGATGCAGGCCAAGCGCAGGCTCGCGGCGCTCACGCTCGGGCATCTGACGCCCCCACTGTCGCAAGCGGGTCTGCATGGTCCGCTGCTCGAGCTGGAAGGGCTGGTCGAGGAATATGCCGAGGCCGACGGTCTCGACAAGCGACGGCTGAAATTGCTGGAGGACGAGATCATCGCGCGCGCTTGGCAGAGCGGCCTCGCCGCGGATTGCGGGCTCGATCGGACGATGAGTGGACGCGAGGCCATCGCGCAGCTCGATGCGCAATTATGCGACATCAAGGAACTGGCCGTGCGCGATCGTCTTCATGTGTTCGGCCAAGCTCCCGAGGCCGCCGCGATCGGTCTCCTGGCGGACGCGATGACGGCAGCTGCTGGCCAAACGGGCGGTGTTCTCGATCGCGTGGAAGTCGAAGCTCGGCTTGAGGCGAGCGCGGCTGCCGAGCGCAGCGCGCTGCTTGCGGCGCTCGCTGGTCGCCGCGTGGCGGCAGGTCCGGCCGGCGCGCCGAGCCGAGGGCGGCTCGACGTGCTGCCGACCGGGCGCAATCTCACGGCGATCGATCCGCGGGCGATCCCGACCCGGACCGCGGCGCTCGTCGGCGTGCGCGCAGCCGATGAAGTCATCCGCCGCTATCTGCAGGACCACGGTGACTATCCGCGCTCGCTGATGCTCGATCTCTGGGCCTCGGCGTCGCTGCGCACCGGCGGTGACGATCTCGCCCAGGCCTTGGCGTATCTGGGCGTACGGCCGCGCTGGGATCTCAATTCCAATCGCGTCACCGGCGTCGACGTGCTGCCGCTGGCGAGGCTCGACCGGCCGCGCATCGATGCGACCTTGAGAATCTCGGGCCTGTTCCGCGATCTGTTCGAAGCGCAGATCGCGTTGTTCGATCTCGCGGTGCAGACGGTGGCGGCCCTCGACGAGGATAATGCCGACAATCCCTTGGCCGCGGCCCGCCGGCGCGGCGAAAGTCTCGCGCGCGTGTTCGGCGGCGCGCCGGGAAGCTACGGCGCCGTTGCCGCCGATCTCGCGCTCGGTATGGCCTGGGACAGCCGCGCGAAGCTTGGCGAAGCATACCTGGAGAGCGCGAGCTACAGTTTCGGCGGGGAGCGCGAGGGCGTGTCGGCGTCCGATACGTTCCGTGAGCGCGTGCGCAGCGCCGATGCGCTCGTGCATGCGCAGGACGACCGCGAGCGCGATCTGCTCGATGGCGAGGAGGTCGCCGATTTCGCCGGCGGATTTGCAGCGGCCGCAACCTCGCTCGGGGCGGCGCCTGCGCTGCTGCATCTCGACACCAGCCGTCCGGAGGCGCCGAAGGCGCGGAGCTTTGGCGAGGAGATCGCCCGCGTGGTGCGCGGCCGTGTCGCCAATCCGCGCTGGATCTCGGGCATGCTGGCGCATGGCTATCGCGGTGTCGCCGAGATCGCGCAGGCGATCGATGCGCTCTATGCGTTCGCGGCCACGTCCGACACCGTTCCCGAGCATCTGTTTGATCTGGCGCATGGGGCGCTGCTGCGCGACGAGGCAGTGTTGGATGCCATGGTCGCGCGCAATCCCGCGGCTGTCGCCACGATGGCTGCTCGCTTCGAGGACCTGCTCCGCCGGCGGCTGTGGGTGCCGCGTCGGAATGCGGTGGCTGACGAGCTCGCGGTCGTGCGGGCGCGCCTCACGCAGACGGAGAAGGTGACGTGACCGCCGGGATCGAGATCAAGGGCTGGTGCCCAGGGGCGCGACGGCCGATGCCGAGCGGTGACGGATTGATCGTGCGCGTTCGCCCTCACGGCGGCGCGTTGTCGGTCGCCGCCTTGCGTGAGCTTGCCGCAGCAGCGCGGCGCTTCGGCAATGGCGAGATCGATCTCACCCGTCGCGCCAATCTGCAGATCCGCGGCGTCAGTCCCGAGACGCTGGCGCCGCTCTGGGATCTGATGACCTCGCTCGGCGTACTGGACGACAGCGCCGAGCTGGAGGCGATCCGTAACATCGTGATCAATCCGCTGGCCGGCCTCGATCCGGCCGAAATCAGCGACATGCGCCCTGTCGCTGCCGCGCTTGAAGCGCAGCTCGCGTCTGACGACGCGCTGCAGGCGCTGCCCGCCAAATTCGGTTTCGCGCTCGATGGCGGTGGCAGGCTGCCGCTGACGGATCTTGCTGCGGATATTCGCCTTGTCGCCTGTGGTTCGGCTGATGGTCGTCACATTGCCGTCGGTCTGACGGGGCCCAATGGCGTCGAGTGGCTTGGGTCGACGACTATCGCTGTTGCTGCAGCCGTAGCGGCGAAGCTGGCGCGGTTCGTTCTGCAGCACAGCCCAACGCGTCGCTCGGCGACGCTGCCGGCAAACGCGAGCGCGATCGTCGCTGCCGAGCTGGGCCTCGATGCAAGCGAGGCGATCGCCTCAGGTGCAGCTTCGCCGCGGCTGGGTCTCATACCGCTGGCCGCGGACACAAAGGCCGTCGGGCTCGGCATTCCATTCGGCCGGATCGGCAGCGAAATTTTGGAGCAACTCACCGGGCTGCTCGCATCCTTGGATGTGTCCGAGGTCCGTCTGTCGCCATGGCGCGCGTTGTATGTCGCGGCGAAGACTGGTTCAGCAGCAAGGCTGGTTGCAGATGCGGCTCGGCTCGGCCTGATCGTCGACGATGCCGATCCGTTGATGCGCATCGACGCCTGCTCGGGCGTCGGCTGTTGCACGTCGACGATGCTCGCGACCCGCGAGCATGCCCGCGTGCTGGCGGCTGCGATGATCAGTACCGGGTTCGCCGGCACGCTGCATGTCTCCGGCTGCGCCAAGGGCTGCGCGCGCTCGGCATCCGCTGAGGTCGTGTTGGTCGGCGAGGGCGGCCATTACAATATCGTCTGCAACGGCACCGTGAAAAGCGAGACCTTTGGCGTGATCGATCCGGCGGATCTGGCAGCTGTTTCCGATGGACTGTTCAAATCGCGGGAGAAGGCCCATGTCTGACCTGCGCGACTACATCAAGGACGGCGCCGAGATCTATCGCCGCTCGTTCGCGACCATCCGCGCGGAGGCCGATCTGTCGCGCTTCCATGGTTTGGAAGAGAAGATCGCCGTGCGCATCATTCACGCCTGCGGCATGGTCGAGATCACCTCCGACATCGAGATGTCCCGGCAGTTCGCGGCCGAGGCGCGCGCCGCGCTCGATCGTGGCGCGCCGATCCTGTGCGATGCCAAGATGGTGGCGCAGGGGATCACGCGGCCGCGGCTGCCGGCGAAGAACGAGATCATCTGTACGCTCGATGACCCCAGAGTGCCCGGACTGGCCGCGCAGATTGGCACCACACGATCCGCCGCGGCGCTGGAGCTGTGGCGGCCGCATCTCGGCGGCGCGCTGGTGGCGATCGGCAATGCGCCGACCTCGCTGTTTCATCTGCTCGACATGCTCGACCAAGGCGCGCCGCGACCTGCGGCGGTGATCGGAACGGCGGTGGGCTTCGTCGGCGCGCGCGAATCCAAGGAGGCCTTGGCCGCCGACGGCCGCGTGCCCTACCTGATCGTCAGGGGACGCAAGGGCGGCAGCGCCATGGCGGTTGCGGCCGTGAACGCTATTGCGAGCGACGTCGAATGAGCCTGCTCGACACCATCGCAGGCTCGGCCAGCGCCGGCACCCTCTATGGCATCGGCGTCGGTCCCGGCGATGTGCGCTATCTGACCTTGCGCGCCGCCGGCCTGATCCGCTCCGTGGACGTGGTGGCCTTCTTCGCCAAGCGCGGAATCGAGGGCAATGCCAGGCGGATCGTGGCGCCGCTGATGGACGCGGGCCGTCACGAGTTGCGACTCGAATATCCGGTCACCGAGGAGGTGCCGGTCGCCGATCCCTCCTATCAGGCGCAGATCGGCGACTTCTATCGCCGCGCCGCTGAAAGCATCAAAGCGCATCTGGCCGAAGGCCGCTCCGTCGGCTTGTTGTCGGAGGGCGATCCGTTCTTCTATGGCTCGTTCATGCATATGTGGCGGCGGCTGGAGCGTGACCATCCGGTCGAGGTCGTCCCCGGCGTGACCGGCATGTCCGGCTGCTGGACCAAGGCCAATGTTCCGATCACCTGGGGCGATGACGTTCTCTCCGTGCTGCCAGGCACGTTGGCGGAAGACGTCCTCCATGACCGGCTGACGCGCTGCGAGGCCGCGGTGATCATGAAGATCGGCCGCAATCTCACCAAGGTGAAGCGCGCCGTTACGCAGGCAGGACTGCTCGCGCGCGCCATCTACGTCGAGCGCGGCACGATGGAGGCGCAACGCGTGACGCCGCTCGCAGACGTAGAGCTGGATCGCGGCCCGTATTTCTCGATGATCCTGATCCCCGGGCAGGGGCGGCGGCTGTGACGGGCAGGCTCACCATCGTCGGCGTTGGTCCGGGTCGGTCCGAGCTGATGACGCCGGCGGCCTCGGCAGCGATCGCGGCTGCGACGGATCTGATCGGCTACGGCCCCTATCTCGACAGGGTCACGATCCATCCCGGGCAGATCCGCCACGCTAGCGACAACCGTGTCGAGCTCGATCGTGCCCGACATGCGCTCACGCTGGCGAGCGACGGCCGGAACGTGGCGGTGGTGTCGGGCGGCGATCCCGGCGTATTCGCGATGGCGGCCGCCGTGTTCGAGGCGGTCGAGACGGGGCCGGCGGAGTGGCGCGAGCTCGACATCCGCGTGGAGCCCGGCGTCACCGCGATGCTGGCGGCTGCGGCGGAAGTTGGAGCGCCGCTGGGCGGCGATTTCTGCGCGATCTCGCTTTCCGACAATCTCAAGAGCTGGACGACGATCCGGCGACGCCTGGAGGCGGCAGCCGGCGCCGACTTCGTCATCGCGCTGTACAATCCGCTCTCCAAGGCACGGCCGCATCAGCTCGGTGAAGCCTTCGCGCTGCTGCGGCAGATCAAGCCGGCCTCGACCGTGGTCGTCATGGTGCGCGCCGCAGGCAGCGGCGATGTCAGCCGGATCATTACGACGCTGGGCGGGGTCGATCCTGCGAAGGCCGACATGCGCACGCTCGTCCTGATCGGATCGACGGCGACGCGCCTGATCGCGCGCGATGCGAAGCCGCCGTTCGTCTACACGCTGCGCCGGGAAGTCGAGGACGGCCGATGAGCAAGCTGTCCCGCCAGCCAGATGACTGCGGCTCGCGCGCTCTCCAGCGGCTCGCCATGCGGCTTGTCGGGTCGCGCGATCATCACCACGGGGATTTTCAGCCGCCGTGCGGCGGCGATCTTCGGATAGGTCGCTTGGCCGCCGGAGTTCTTCGAGACTACGACCGCGACGCGCTCCTCGACCAGGAAGGCTTCTTCCTTCGTCTCATCGAACGGCCCGCGATCGAACACGAAGCGGATGTCGGGCGGCAGCGCGATGTCGCCAGGCGGATCGATCGTGCGCGCCACATAGTGATGCTGCGGAGCTGCGGCAAAGGCTGCGAGCTCCAGCCGGCCCAGGCTGAGAAACACGCGTGCAGGATCCTGTCCGAGGGCCGACACCGCGTCCTGCGGCGTAGCGACGTCGATCCAGCGATCACCATCCTGGCGCGGCCAGGCCTCGCGGCGGATCGACGCCAGCGGCAGCGCGAGGCCCTCGCAGGCCGCGACGGCATGCCGCGACATCTGGTCGGCGTAAGGATGCGTCGCGTCGATCACCGCCTCGACGGCATGATCGCGCAGCCACGCCTGAAGTCCTGCAATGCCGCCGAAGCCGCCCATGCGCGTCGGCATTGGTTGCGGCTTGGGCGAGACGGTGCGGCCGGCGAGCGAGAGCGTGGCCTCGAAGCGGCGGTCGTCGGCGAGCAGCCGCGCCAGCTCCGACGCCTCGGTCGTCCCGCCGAGGATGAGAATGCGCATGCGGGGCAGGGTCCATGGTGAGTCCGTCTGCAACTTGCAACGCGACGCGCTGGCTGTCCATCGTCGGGATCGGCGAGGACGGCATCGATGGCCTCACGGCCCATGCACGCCGTCTGATCGCACAGGCGGCTCTCGTGGTCGGCGGTGCGCGGCATCTCGATCTCGCTGCACCGTTGGTCTCAGGCCAGCGGCTGGCCTGGCCGAGTCCCTTGCAGCTTGCGTTCGAGCAGATCGCAGCGCGCAGCGGCGAGCCGGTCGTCGTGCTCGCCAGTGGCGACCCGTTCAACTATGGCGTCGGCAAGCAGCTGATGCAGCGCTTCGATGTGGGTGAGATGCTCTGCGTTCCGCAGCCCTCGGCGTTCAGTCTCGCCGCGGCGCGGCTAGGCTGGTCGCTGCAGGACGTGGCCCAAGTCACGCTGCATGGCCGCGCGCTCGAAGGCATCATCCGCCATCTCTCGCCCGGTGCCCGCATCCTGGCGCTCGCCTGGGATGGATCGACGGCCGCCAAGCTCGCGGCGCTGCTGACGTCACGCCGGATGGGGCGCTCGCGGCTGACGGTGCTGGAGGCGATGGGCGGACCGCAGGAGCGGGTACGTAGCGCGTTGGCAGAAGCGTTCGATCTGACGGATATTCATCCGCTGACGACCATTGCGCTCGACGTTGAAGCCGACGTCGCTGCGCCGTTGATCCCGCTGAGCTCGGGCCTTGCCGATGATCTGTTCGAGCATGACGGCCAGCTGACCAAGCGCGATGTCCGGGCCGTGACGCTGGCTGCGCTCGCGCCAAGGCCGGGCGAGCTGCTGTGGGACGTCGGTCTGGGATCCGGCTCGGTCGCGATCGAGTGGCTGCTGCGTCACGGCTCGCTGCGTGCAATCGGCATCGAGGCGCGACAGGAGCGTGCCGATCGCGCCCTGCGCAACGCGCTTGCGCTCGGCACGCCCGACCTGAAGCTGGTGTTGGGACGAGCGCCGGCGGTCCTCGCGGATCTTGAATCGCCTGATGCAGCTTTCATCGGCGGCGGGATCTCGGAGCCGGCCGTGTTCGACGCCGTCTGGTCGAAGCTGAAGCCGGGCGGCCGTCTCGTGGCCAATGTCATTTCGCTCGAAGGCGAGGCGCGGCTGATCGATCTGTTCGGCAAGCATGGCGGCGAGTTGGTCCGCATCGCGGTGTCGCGCATCGAGCCGGTTGGGCGCATGCATGGCTGGCGATCCGCGATGCCGGTTACGCAATGGCGGGTGACCAAGTCATGATCGCGCTCGGCATCGGCTGTCGCCGCGACGCACGTCCCGCCGAGATCGAGGCGGTGATCGCGCAGGCCCTGAGTGCGGCGCGTCTGGCAGCCGAGGAGATCGACGTC is from Bradyrhizobium sp. ORS 285 and encodes:
- a CDS encoding HupE/UreJ family protein gives rise to the protein MKFTRYSTCALASLVLLAAEPAFAHHMMGGKLPQTFVQGLLSGLGHPVIGLDHLAAILGAGIVAALLARGFAPVLAFTTAMIAGVGLHLAKANIPAAELLVGLSTAVIGLVVVMRGRFGVLPVAVLFALTGLVHGYALGESIVGAETTPLGAYFAGLLVIQTLIAAGAFLGTKLLSAKADAVAPLALRIAGAAIVLVGGVAAATAAGVIG
- a CDS encoding DUF1636 domain-containing protein, with the protein product MSSSEIGATTLFVCVTCRAQVPDAASSDQPRAGARLLSAIEAVPAEQRAGVTVVGVECLSNCNRACTVAVTAPGKWTYVLGALDPDLHAQDVLTFAQLHQRHEAGLPAWRERPEYIRKNTVARVPALATPN
- the cobW gene encoding cobalamin biosynthesis protein CobW, with translation MTKSYAKTPCTIVTGFLGAGKTTLVRNLIETANGRRLAIIVNEFGDVGIDGDILKGCGVPDCPEDRIVELSNGCLCCTVADDFVPALKSLLDQKEPPEHIVIETSGLALPKPLVQAFNWPEIATRVTVDGVVAVVDGPAVVAGRFADDPEALAAQRAADDSLDHDNPLEEVYEDQLLCADLVVMNKSDLMNDEERKAVASEIAAKVQRAVKVIATEHGQLSASVLLGLGAAAEDDLAARPSHHDNEAEHDHDDFESFVLDVPPQTSPEVLVDRIAAAVDAHDVLRVKGFVEVAGKPLRLLVQAVGSRIQHQFERPWRSDESRQGRLVIIGERGLDAAAIKSVIAG
- the cobN gene encoding cobaltochelatase subunit CobN; the protein is MHLLATSGADLDDLEQAVDLAQSPADIVVLSFSDSDLSALGEAWTGASAELPTLRLASLKRLKHPMSVDLYIDNVIVGARAVVVRCLGGLDYWRYGMERIAAVCRSRKILFAALPGDDRADDRLDDLSTLPKDATARLYGYLHEGGVGNAREAMRYLATLLGRATPFAEPVAIGSIVGFVPDRGAVAVDDLCRSDARPTALMVFYRASLLAADTAAIAELMRALESEGLAAAAVAVTSLKDPSIADALGRLMRQRCPAIILNATAFSALRDDGTTVLDVADVPVLQIVQAQSTEEAWASSSRGLSPTDLAMNVVLPELDGRLLARPIAFKGEMPVDPRLQFGAARYVPQHDRIGFVARLAARWAQLRALPAAERRVALMLSDYPARGGRRGYAVGLDTSASAAGIAGLLAKAGYDVGDAPPAAEAVEALLRDEADEIAVPLAFYQRALALLPDDLQRALQDSWGEADADPAFRDGAFRFSMLRAGKLIILLQPDRGSRADRKSGYHDTTVPPRHAYVALYAYLREAATVDALIHLGAHGTLEWLPGKALALSSACWPEAVLGPLPVIYPFIVNNPGEAMQAKRRLAALTLGHLTPPLSQAGLHGPLLELEGLVEEYAEADGLDKRRLKLLEDEIIARAWQSGLAADCGLDRTMSGREAIAQLDAQLCDIKELAVRDRLHVFGQAPEAAAIGLLADAMTAAAGQTGGVLDRVEVEARLEASAAAERSALLAALAGRRVAAGPAGAPSRGRLDVLPTGRNLTAIDPRAIPTRTAALVGVRAADEVIRRYLQDHGDYPRSLMLDLWASASLRTGGDDLAQALAYLGVRPRWDLNSNRVTGVDVLPLARLDRPRIDATLRISGLFRDLFEAQIALFDLAVQTVAALDEDNADNPLAAARRRGESLARVFGGAPGSYGAVAADLALGMAWDSRAKLGEAYLESASYSFGGEREGVSASDTFRERVRSADALVHAQDDRERDLLDGEEVADFAGGFAAAATSLGAAPALLHLDTSRPEAPKARSFGEEIARVVRGRVANPRWISGMLAHGYRGVAEIAQAIDALYAFAATSDTVPEHLFDLAHGALLRDEAVLDAMVARNPAAVATMAARFEDLLRRRLWVPRRNAVADELAVVRARLTQTEKVT
- the cobG gene encoding precorrin-3B synthase, which gives rise to MTAGIEIKGWCPGARRPMPSGDGLIVRVRPHGGALSVAALRELAAAARRFGNGEIDLTRRANLQIRGVSPETLAPLWDLMTSLGVLDDSAELEAIRNIVINPLAGLDPAEISDMRPVAAALEAQLASDDALQALPAKFGFALDGGGRLPLTDLAADIRLVACGSADGRHIAVGLTGPNGVEWLGSTTIAVAAAVAAKLARFVLQHSPTRRSATLPANASAIVAAELGLDASEAIASGAASPRLGLIPLAADTKAVGLGIPFGRIGSEILEQLTGLLASLDVSEVRLSPWRALYVAAKTGSAARLVADAARLGLIVDDADPLMRIDACSGVGCCTSTMLATREHARVLAAAMISTGFAGTLHVSGCAKGCARSASAEVVLVGEGGHYNIVCNGTVKSETFGVIDPADLAAVSDGLFKSREKAHV
- a CDS encoding precorrin-8X methylmutase is translated as MSDLRDYIKDGAEIYRRSFATIRAEADLSRFHGLEEKIAVRIIHACGMVEITSDIEMSRQFAAEARAALDRGAPILCDAKMVAQGITRPRLPAKNEIICTLDDPRVPGLAAQIGTTRSAAALELWRPHLGGALVAIGNAPTSLFHLLDMLDQGAPRPAAVIGTAVGFVGARESKEALAADGRVPYLIVRGRKGGSAMAVAAVNAIASDVE
- a CDS encoding precorrin-2 C(20)-methyltransferase: MSLLDTIAGSASAGTLYGIGVGPGDVRYLTLRAAGLIRSVDVVAFFAKRGIEGNARRIVAPLMDAGRHELRLEYPVTEEVPVADPSYQAQIGDFYRRAAESIKAHLAEGRSVGLLSEGDPFFYGSFMHMWRRLERDHPVEVVPGVTGMSGCWTKANVPITWGDDVLSVLPGTLAEDVLHDRLTRCEAAVIMKIGRNLTKVKRAVTQAGLLARAIYVERGTMEAQRVTPLADVELDRGPYFSMILIPGQGRRL
- the cobJ gene encoding precorrin-3B C(17)-methyltransferase translates to MTGRLTIVGVGPGRSELMTPAASAAIAAATDLIGYGPYLDRVTIHPGQIRHASDNRVELDRARHALTLASDGRNVAVVSGGDPGVFAMAAAVFEAVETGPAEWRELDIRVEPGVTAMLAAAAEVGAPLGGDFCAISLSDNLKSWTTIRRRLEAAAGADFVIALYNPLSKARPHQLGEAFALLRQIKPASTVVVMVRAAGSGDVSRIITTLGGVDPAKADMRTLVLIGSTATRLIARDAKPPFVYTLRREVEDGR
- a CDS encoding cobalt-precorrin-6A reductase, which encodes MRILILGGTTEASELARLLADDRRFEATLSLAGRTVSPKPQPMPTRMGGFGGIAGLQAWLRDHAVEAVIDATHPYADQMSRHAVAACEGLALPLASIRREAWPRQDGDRWIDVATPQDAVSALGQDPARVFLSLGRLELAAFAAAPQHHYVARTIDPPGDIALPPDIRFVFDRGPFDETKEEAFLVEERVAVVVSKNSGGQATYPKIAAARRLKIPVVMIARPDKPHGEPLESARAAVIWLAGQLAHRPSSTSRRSV
- a CDS encoding bifunctional cobalt-precorrin-7 (C(5))-methyltransferase/cobalt-precorrin-6B (C(15))-methyltransferase, whose protein sequence is MVSPSATCNATRWLSIVGIGEDGIDGLTAHARRLIAQAALVVGGARHLDLAAPLVSGQRLAWPSPLQLAFEQIAARSGEPVVVLASGDPFNYGVGKQLMQRFDVGEMLCVPQPSAFSLAAARLGWSLQDVAQVTLHGRALEGIIRHLSPGARILALAWDGSTAAKLAALLTSRRMGRSRLTVLEAMGGPQERVRSALAEAFDLTDIHPLTTIALDVEADVAAPLIPLSSGLADDLFEHDGQLTKRDVRAVTLAALAPRPGELLWDVGLGSGSVAIEWLLRHGSLRAIGIEARQERADRALRNALALGTPDLKLVLGRAPAVLADLESPDAAFIGGGISEPAVFDAVWSKLKPGGRLVANVISLEGEARLIDLFGKHGGELVRIAVSRIEPVGRMHGWRSAMPVTQWRVTKS